Within Pseudomonas brassicacearum, the genomic segment CGATGCAGCGTGCCACCTGGATCGGCGTCAGGTTCAGGTAGATACCGGCCGCCTCCAGCAGATCGGCACTGCCGCTCTTGCCGGAAACTGCCCGATTGCCGTGCTTGGCAACGGTGCAACCCGCCGCCGCGACGACAAACGACGAGGCAGTGGAAACGTTGAAGATATTGGCGCCGTCACCGCCGGTACCGACCACATCCACCACACCGTCCAGCGTCTTGAGTTCGACCTTGTCCGCCAGCTCGCGCATCGCCGAAACCGCACCAACGATTTCATCGATGCTCTCACTCTTCATGCGCATGGCCATCATGAACGCGCCGATCTGCGCATCCGTGCATTGGCCGGTCATGATTTCGCGCATCACATCGCGCATCTCGTCGGTGCTCAGGTCGAGATGGCCGACGATACGGCTCAGGGCTGTCTTGATATCCATGAAAAGTCCTTAGCGCGTGCCGCCGGTTTGTTTGAGAAAGTTGGCGAACAGTTCGTGGCCCTGTTCGGTGAGAATAGACTCGGGATGAAATTGCACACCCTCGATATTCAGCGTCTTGTGGCGCAGCCCCATGATCTCATCGACCGAGCCGTCTTCAAGTTGGGTCCAGGCCGTCAATTCCAGGCAGTCAGGCAGAGTTTCGCGCTTGACCACCAGGGAATGGTAGCGGGTTACGGTAAGCGGATGATTCAGCCCCTCGAACACGCCCTTGTCCTCGTGGAATACCGGGCTAGTCTTACCGTGCATGACTTGTCGGGCGCGCACCACGTCACCGCCGAACGCCTGGCCAATCGACTGATGTCCCAGGCAAACACCCAGGATCGGCAGCTTGCCGGCGAAATACTTGATGGCCTCGATGGAAATGCCCGCCTCGGTCGGCGTGCACGGGCCGGGCGAAACCACGATGCGCTCAGGCTTGAGGGCTTCGATTTCGGCGATGGTCAGTTCGTCGTTGCGCACGACCTTGACCTCGGAGCCCAGCTCGCCGAGGTACTGCACAACGTTGTAGGTAAAAGAGTCGTAGTTATCGATCATCAGCAACATGGCGTAAGCAACCTATTGAATTCACTGACTTTAAATACAACCTTCAGAGAGTGACCCGCACGCTGCTGCGCTTGGCGAGGCAAGTGATGCCCCTGCGAAGCGGCTCTACAAGCGGGTAAAGAAGGCAAATCGGTACAGGTCCGGCGAGGCCGGCGGAGAATGTTCAGGCGCGCCAACGCCAGCGGGCGTGTGCCTTGATCATTTGATCCAGAAGTTTGCTGACAATCGACACAGGGAAAGTCTCGTTCATACGTCCCGGCACAGTAGCTTAGCTGGGCGGAGCACGCAATATGACCGTTCCCGAAGGGCTTTGAAACAATCGCGACGTTCAAGATGGATGGCAAGACGCCGGAAATTTTTGGCACTATCGTTTCGTTCTAACAAAAACAAGATGGAAACGGACTTTCTCAGGCCATCTATGGGCATTCAGCACGCGTGTAGGCTATGACATCGCCCAACCGGGCAGCGAGTGGCACCTCTCGCCGTTTGTCAGCGCTGACTATGCGAAGGTGAAGTCGATGGTTATTCGGAAAAGAGCAACCGCTCCACGGCCCTGACCTTCGATGACCAGACCCGTGATTCGAAACGCCTGGGCATCGGCTTGCAAGGCAAATACAACATCACCCGCCAGACCCAG encodes:
- a CDS encoding aminodeoxychorismate/anthranilate synthase component II, with product MLLMIDNYDSFTYNVVQYLGELGSEVKVVRNDELTIAEIEALKPERIVVSPGPCTPTEAGISIEAIKYFAGKLPILGVCLGHQSIGQAFGGDVVRARQVMHGKTSPVFHEDKGVFEGLNHPLTVTRYHSLVVKRETLPDCLELTAWTQLEDGSVDEIMGLRHKTLNIEGVQFHPESILTEQGHELFANFLKQTGGTR